From the Quercus lobata isolate SW786 chromosome 6, ValleyOak3.0 Primary Assembly, whole genome shotgun sequence genome, one window contains:
- the LOC115949638 gene encoding protein PIN-LIKES 3-like, with the protein MGLVDLFFVASAPVLKVLLLTALGSFLALEPIDILGENARKQLNTVVFFVFNPALVSSNLAKTITFESVVLLWFMPFNVLGTFLIGSALGWVLIKITRPPQHLKGLILGCCAAGNMGNLPIIIIPAVCREKGSPFGAPDVCHTYGMAYASLSMAIGAIYLWSYVYNIVRIFSSKVNADEFTSNKKPNGATSKLLHGNSSEAVLPSENCSVSVDNANKLMLPSEEEKKGPILYAIKHYLRVFSRKINLKALFAPSTTGAMVGFIIGVVPQIRNLIIGGDAPLRVILDSASFLGEAAIPTLTLILGGNLLKGLRGSGILQPLIFGIIAVRYIFLPLLGIIIVKSAIRFGLVHSDPLYQFVLLLQYALPPAMNIGTITQLFGAGKSECSVIMLWTYAFASVSLTLWSAYFMWLVV; encoded by the exons ATGGGGCTtgtggatttattttttgttgcatcTGCTCCGGTTTTGAAAGTGCTATTGTTGACTGCACTTGGCTCATTTCTAGCACTGGAGCCTATAGATATCTTGGGGGAGAATGCAAGGAAGCAATTGAATACT GTGGTATTTTTTGTGTTCAATCCGGCACTTGTGAGTAGCAACCTGGCTaaaacaataacttttgaaagCGTTGTTTTGTT GTGGTTCATGCCATTCAATGTTCTGGGTACATTCTTAATTGGCTCAGCACTAGGTTGGGTGCTGATTAAAATCACAAGACCTCCCCAACATCTGAAGGGCCTCATATTGGGTTGCTGTGCGGCAG GGAATATGGGAAATTTGCCTATAATTATCATCCCAGCAGTATGTAGAGAGAAAGGCAGTCCATTTGGAGCACCTGATGTCTGCCATACATATGGAATGGCTTATGCTTCACTTTCTATGGCG ATTGGAGCCATTTATTTGTGGTCCTATGTTTACAATATTGTGAGGATTTTCTCAAGTAAGGTCAACGCAGATGAGTTCACTAGCAATAAGAAGCCTAACGGGGCCACTTCAAAATTACTCCATGGAAATTCCTCAGAAGCAGTTCTTCCTTCAGAAAACTGTTCTGTCTCTGTGGACAATGCAAATAAACTAATGCTTCCTTCTGAGGAGGAAAAGAAG GGACCAATCTTATATGCAATTAAGCACTACTTAAGGGTGTTTTCAAGAAAGATCAATCTCAAGGCATTGTTTGCACCTTCAACAACTGGAGCG ATGGTTGGGTTTATCATTGGCGTGGTTCCCCAGATCAGAAACCTAATTATTGGTGGTGATGCTCCTCTACGTGTGATCCTGGATTCTGCTTCTTTTCTGGG TGAAGCAGCCATCCCAACTCTCACTCTGATATTAGGAGGAAACCTTCTTAAAg GTTTGAGAGGTTCAGGTATTCTGCAGCCACTAATCTTTGGCATCATAGCAGTTCGGTATATTTTCCTGCCTCTCTTAGGCATTATCATCGTTAAAAGTGCAATACGTTTTGGTTTGGTTCACTCAGATCCATTGTATCAGTTTGTTCTTCTACTTCAGTATGCACTTCCACCAGCAATGAACATAG